A part of Vigna radiata var. radiata cultivar VC1973A chromosome 11, Vradiata_ver6, whole genome shotgun sequence genomic DNA contains:
- the LOC106776365 gene encoding mitochondrial carnitine/acylcarnitine carrier-like protein isoform X1, which produces MKLSTSFILKNIIYTMNFCHIFTRTVEINGKETPRGRVFETNNTVLNTFVGIKCMPQILCDFQYCLNGLFCQMGDVAKDLTAGTIGGVAQLIVGHPFDTIKVKLQSQPTPLPGQLPRYSGAIDAVKQTVAAEGPRGLYKGMGAPLATVAAFNAVLFSVRGQMEALLRSHPGATLTVNQQVVCGAGAGIAVSFLACPTELIKCRLQAQSTLAGTGAATVAVKYGGPMDVARQVLRSEGGIRGLFKGMVPTMAREVPGNAALFGVYEALKQLLAGGTDTSGLDRGSLLLAGGLAGAAYWLAVYPTDVVKSVIQIDDYKNPKFSGSIDAFRRISATEGFKGLYKGFGPAMARSVPANAACFLAYEMTRSALG; this is translated from the exons ATGAAGCTTAGCACTAGTTTTATCctgaaaaatatcatatataccATGAACTTCTGTCACATTTTCACTAGAACAGTAGAAATTAATGGGAAAGAGACACCAAGGGGACGTGTTTTTGAAACAAACAATACTGTTCTCAATACTTTCGTAGGGATAAAGTGCATGCCCCAGATTTTATGTGATTTCCAGTATTGTTTAAATGGGCTGTTTTGTCAg atgGGAGATGTGGCAAAGGACCTAACTGCTGGGACTATTGGGGGGGTGGCGCAATTAATAGTTGGCCACCCATTTGACACCATCAAGGTCAAGCTCCAAAGCCAGCCTACACCCCTCCCAGGCCAGCTTCCCAGGTACTCTGGTGCAATTGATGCTGTCAAGCAGACAGTGGCAGCTGAAGGTCCAAGGGGTTTATACAAGGGTATGGGTGCCCCACTTGCCACAGTAGCAGCTTTCAATGCTGTTCTGTTTTCAGTTAGGGGGCAAATGGAAGCATTACTGAGGTCGCATCCTGGTGCTACTCTCACAGTAAATCAGCAGGTTGTTTGTGGAGCTGGAGCTGGAATTGCCGTTTCCTTTCTAGCTTGCCCTACTGAATTGATCAAATGCAG ATTGCAAGCACAAAGTACATTAGCTGGCACTGGAGCAGCTACCGTGGCAGTGAAATATGGGGGACCCATGGATGTAGCCAGGCAAGTTCTCAGGTCAGAAGGGGGCATAAGAGGTCTGTTCAAGGGCATGGTTCCCACTATGGCTCGTGAAGTACCTGGAAATGCTGCATTGTTTGGTGTATATGAAGCACTAAAGCAATTACTTGCTGGTGGCACTGATACCTCGGGACTGGATAGAGGTTCTCTGTTGCTTGCTGGAGGCTTGGCTGGAGCTGCATACTGGCTCGCAGTTTACCCAACTGATGTTGTCAAGAGTGTGATTCAAATAGATGATTACAAAAACCCGAAGTTCTCTGGTTCAATTGATGCTTTCAGAAGAATTTCAGCTACTGAGGGGTTCAAAGGCCTATATAAGGGTTTTGGACCAGCAATGGCCCGAAGTGTTCCTGCCAATGCAGCTTGCTTCTTGGCATATGAGATGACAAGATCAGCTCTTGGATGA
- the LOC106776365 gene encoding mitochondrial carnitine/acylcarnitine carrier-like protein isoform X2, which translates to MGDVAKDLTAGTIGGVAQLIVGHPFDTIKVKLQSQPTPLPGQLPRYSGAIDAVKQTVAAEGPRGLYKGMGAPLATVAAFNAVLFSVRGQMEALLRSHPGATLTVNQQVVCGAGAGIAVSFLACPTELIKCRLQAQSTLAGTGAATVAVKYGGPMDVARQVLRSEGGIRGLFKGMVPTMAREVPGNAALFGVYEALKQLLAGGTDTSGLDRGSLLLAGGLAGAAYWLAVYPTDVVKSVIQIDDYKNPKFSGSIDAFRRISATEGFKGLYKGFGPAMARSVPANAACFLAYEMTRSALG; encoded by the exons atgGGAGATGTGGCAAAGGACCTAACTGCTGGGACTATTGGGGGGGTGGCGCAATTAATAGTTGGCCACCCATTTGACACCATCAAGGTCAAGCTCCAAAGCCAGCCTACACCCCTCCCAGGCCAGCTTCCCAGGTACTCTGGTGCAATTGATGCTGTCAAGCAGACAGTGGCAGCTGAAGGTCCAAGGGGTTTATACAAGGGTATGGGTGCCCCACTTGCCACAGTAGCAGCTTTCAATGCTGTTCTGTTTTCAGTTAGGGGGCAAATGGAAGCATTACTGAGGTCGCATCCTGGTGCTACTCTCACAGTAAATCAGCAGGTTGTTTGTGGAGCTGGAGCTGGAATTGCCGTTTCCTTTCTAGCTTGCCCTACTGAATTGATCAAATGCAG ATTGCAAGCACAAAGTACATTAGCTGGCACTGGAGCAGCTACCGTGGCAGTGAAATATGGGGGACCCATGGATGTAGCCAGGCAAGTTCTCAGGTCAGAAGGGGGCATAAGAGGTCTGTTCAAGGGCATGGTTCCCACTATGGCTCGTGAAGTACCTGGAAATGCTGCATTGTTTGGTGTATATGAAGCACTAAAGCAATTACTTGCTGGTGGCACTGATACCTCGGGACTGGATAGAGGTTCTCTGTTGCTTGCTGGAGGCTTGGCTGGAGCTGCATACTGGCTCGCAGTTTACCCAACTGATGTTGTCAAGAGTGTGATTCAAATAGATGATTACAAAAACCCGAAGTTCTCTGGTTCAATTGATGCTTTCAGAAGAATTTCAGCTACTGAGGGGTTCAAAGGCCTATATAAGGGTTTTGGACCAGCAATGGCCCGAAGTGTTCCTGCCAATGCAGCTTGCTTCTTGGCATATGAGATGACAAGATCAGCTCTTGGATGA